The Rhodopirellula bahusiensis genome has a window encoding:
- a CDS encoding NAD-dependent succinate-semialdehyde dehydrogenase, with product MSITSVNPATNETIREFEPLHKDDAMQAIETAHEAFQSWRTTTFEERKKCLLKFAKLLRADSDEYARMITLDMGKRISESQYEIDYCADIAEFYANGAEEFLADQTMDRVDANAYLHYEPIGVLMGVMPWNFPFYQVVRFATPNIMAGNTVMVKHASNVPQCAVAIEELYNECGLPNGVYQNLFIPSDFVDSIVSDSRVQGVSLTGSEPAGRAVAAQAGKNLKRSVLELGGNDPFIVLDDADMDLVIEQAVKGRMVNAGQSCVASKRFIIVKSVADQFMDGFKSKLAELKLGDPMDEDTTLSPLSTEGAAVNLQKQVESSIDAGATVVLGGDRPDRDGAFFNPTILTDVSPDNPTFDQELFGPVATVYVVDDEAAAIELANRSSYGLGGSVYTKDIQRGRRVAERVETGMMFLNQPTSSQAELPFGGIKNSGYGRELSQLGILEFVNKKLIHLGDKE from the coding sequence ATGTCAATCACCAGCGTCAACCCAGCCACCAACGAAACCATTCGCGAATTTGAACCGCTTCACAAAGATGATGCGATGCAGGCCATCGAAACGGCTCACGAAGCATTCCAGAGTTGGCGAACCACGACCTTCGAAGAACGAAAGAAGTGCCTTCTGAAATTCGCGAAGCTCCTGCGAGCGGACTCGGATGAATACGCCCGAATGATCACCTTGGACATGGGCAAACGAATCTCGGAATCGCAGTACGAAATTGATTACTGCGCGGACATCGCCGAATTCTATGCCAATGGTGCAGAGGAATTCCTAGCGGACCAAACAATGGATCGCGTCGACGCGAACGCCTACCTGCACTACGAGCCGATCGGTGTGCTGATGGGTGTCATGCCTTGGAATTTTCCGTTCTATCAAGTCGTTCGCTTCGCCACACCCAACATCATGGCGGGCAACACCGTGATGGTGAAACACGCCAGCAATGTGCCACAGTGTGCGGTGGCGATCGAAGAACTCTACAACGAATGCGGGCTGCCAAATGGCGTGTATCAAAACCTGTTCATTCCATCGGACTTTGTCGACTCGATCGTCTCGGACTCGCGTGTTCAGGGCGTTTCGCTAACGGGAAGTGAGCCCGCTGGCCGCGCCGTTGCCGCACAAGCTGGCAAGAATCTCAAACGCAGTGTCCTCGAATTGGGCGGCAACGATCCCTTCATTGTTCTCGACGATGCCGACATGGATCTTGTCATCGAGCAAGCTGTCAAAGGCCGTATGGTCAACGCGGGTCAGTCCTGCGTGGCTTCGAAACGGTTCATCATCGTGAAGTCCGTGGCGGACCAATTCATGGACGGGTTCAAATCAAAGCTCGCCGAACTAAAATTGGGCGATCCGATGGACGAGGACACAACGCTCTCGCCGCTTTCGACCGAAGGCGCGGCAGTCAATCTTCAGAAACAAGTTGAGTCATCGATTGATGCAGGCGCAACGGTGGTATTGGGCGGAGACCGTCCCGATCGTGACGGGGCGTTCTTCAACCCGACCATTCTGACCGACGTCTCACCAGACAACCCGACGTTCGATCAAGAACTCTTCGGTCCCGTTGCAACCGTCTATGTCGTCGATGACGAAGCGGCCGCGATCGAGTTGGCAAATCGATCTTCGTATGGGTTGGGCGGATCGGTCTACACAAAAGACATCCAGCGAGGTCGCCGCGTTGCCGAGCGGGTGGAGACGGGAATGATGTTCCTGAATCAACCCACCAGTTCACAAGCTGAATTGCCGTTCGGCGGCATCAAGAATTCCGGCTACGGTCGCGAACTTTCGCAACTGGGCATCCTGGAGTTCGTCAATAAGAAACTCATCCACTTGGGAGACAAGGAATAA